A window of Streptomyces broussonetiae genomic DNA:
GTGACCTCCATCAGGTTCTCGACCAGGTCGTTCAGCCGGCGTGTCTCGCTGACCACCAGCCGCACCGCCGGCTCGATCATCGGGTCGACGCTGCCCGACTCCGCCTCCAGCTCCTCCTCCAGGATCTCCGTCACGGCGGTGATCGCGGTCAGCGGCGTACGCAGTTCGTGGCTCATGTCGGCGACGAAGCGGCGTGAGGCATCGTCCCGCGCGGCCATCTCCGAGACCCGCTTCTCCAGCGCCTCGGCCGCGTTGTTGAACGTCCGGGAGAGATCGGCGAGTTCGTCGGTGCCGGAGACTCTGAGCCGGGTGTCCAGTCTGCCCTCGCCCAGGCGCCGGGCGGCGACCCCGAGCCGGTGCACCGGCTTCAGTACGGTCGTGGCGGCGGCCTGCGCGAGCAGCGCGGCGCCGATCAGCGCGAGACCGGTGGCGATGCCCAGCGACCAGGCCAGCGAGTTGAGGTCCTTGGCCTCCGGCTCCAGCGTCTTGGCCATGTAGCCGGTCGGACCGCCGCCGATGACCTGCGTACCGGCCACCAGATACGGCGTGCCGTGGCTCACGACCCGCTGCCAGTACAGGTGGTACGGCTCCTTGTTGGCGTCGGTGACCTTCTGCTGCTTGTTCACCGCCGCGCGCAGTGACTTGGGCACGTCCTCCAGCGAGAAGCCGTTGATGCCGCCGGAGTTGCCGTACACCGTCTTGCCGCGCGCGTCCTGGCCGACCAGCAGCACGCTGAAGCTCTGGCTGCTGGTCGCCATCTGCCCGGCGGTGCGCTGGAGCTGGTCCTGCGAGGGATGCGAGGGCAGCGCGCCCGCGCGGTTCTGCATCTCCTGGCGGAAGTCGCGCAGCACCGCGTCCTGGGCGCGGGTGAGCACCGCCTCCCGGTTCAGCCAGTAGGCGATGCCGGACGCCGACACGGCGGCGGTGAGCGCGACCAGCGCGAAAACCACGACAAGCCGCAGCCTGAGGCTGGTGAACCTGAGCCGCGACAGATGTCCCTTGCGCCCCGCGGCCCAGCCGCGCAGCCCTCCTTGCCCGTCCGTCACTGAGGACTGTCCAGGCGGTAGCCGACACCACGGACGGTACGGATCAGGGTCGGGGACGAGGGCACGTCCTCGACCTTGGCGCGCAGCCGCTGCACACAGGCGTCCACGAGCCGCGAGTCACCGAGGTAGTCGTGCTCCCACACCAGCCGCAGCAGCTGCTGCCGGGACAGCGCCTGGCCGGGCCGGCGGCTCAGCTCCAGCAGCAGCCGCAGCTCGGTCGGGGTCAGCTGGAGGTCCTCGCCGTTCTTCGTCACGGTCATCGCCGACCGGTCGATGACGAGGTTGCCGAAGGTCGCCGAGTCGCTGGACTCACGCTCACCGCGGCGCAGCACGGCCCGGATCCGGGCGTCCAGCACCCGGCCCTGGACGGGTTTGACGACGTAGTCGTCGGCGCCGGACTCCAGCCCGACCACGACGTCGATGTCGTCGCTGCGCGCGGTCAGCAGAATGATCGGCAGCTGGTCGGTGCGCCGGATGCGGCGGCACACCTCGAAGCCGTCGATGCCGGGCAGCATCACGTCCAGCACGATCAGGTCGGGCCGCTGCTCGCGCAGCAGCTTCAGACCGTCCTCACCGCTGGCAGCGGTCGCCACCCGGTGCCCCTGGCGCGTCAGGGAGAGCTCCAGGGCCGTGCGGATGGCGTCGTCGTCCTCGATCAGCAACAGGGAAGGCACGGGCTCATTCTGGCCCATGGACCGGCCGTCCTACGACCTGCCCGCACCAGCCCTTTCCCACCGCCACGACATGTGCACTTCCTGTGACGCCTTTGAGCAGGACCCCTGTGACAGGTCTGTGACAGTCGACGGACACGGCCATGAAGTGGCCCCGGCAGTCTTTTGGTCACGGGCCGGACGGTCAGCCGGAACCGGCCCGGCAAGACCGAACCACCGGAAGTCCACGACGGGGAGCGCGAGATGAACACGCTGCACAGCATCAGCACCAGCGCAGTGGTCACGCGTCTGCACGACGTGCACCGGTCCGGTTCCGAGAAGTCCGGTGCCGTGAGCGGGCGGGGGTGCGCTCGCGGCACCGGGCGTCAGCATCCGGCGTACATGTCGGTGGTTGACGCGCACCCGGGGGAAGCGCACGGGGGATCCGCGTACAGGGAGGACTCGGGGGAGCAGCGCCGCTCGCTGACGGAGGCGGAGTTCACCGCCTACGTCCAGG
This region includes:
- a CDS encoding sensor histidine kinase; the encoded protein is MTDGQGGLRGWAAGRKGHLSRLRFTSLRLRLVVVFALVALTAAVSASGIAYWLNREAVLTRAQDAVLRDFRQEMQNRAGALPSHPSQDQLQRTAGQMATSSQSFSVLLVGQDARGKTVYGNSGGINGFSLEDVPKSLRAAVNKQQKVTDANKEPYHLYWQRVVSHGTPYLVAGTQVIGGGPTGYMAKTLEPEAKDLNSLAWSLGIATGLALIGAALLAQAAATTVLKPVHRLGVAARRLGEGRLDTRLRVSGTDELADLSRTFNNAAEALEKRVSEMAARDDASRRFVADMSHELRTPLTAITAVTEILEEELEAESGSVDPMIEPAVRLVVSETRRLNDLVENLMEVTRFDAGTARLVLDDVDVADQITACIDARAWLDAVELDAERGIHARLDPRRLDVILANLIGNALKHGGSPVRVSVREADSEVVIAVRDHGPGIPEDVLPHVFDRFYKASASRPRSEGSGLGLSIAMENAHIHGGGITAANSPDGGAVFTLRLPRDSSRLTQEAEEGEQDTRAGTDDPDGTHDTNDTHDRNAGNGKDSSGKEGS
- the afsQ1 gene encoding two-component system response regulator AfsQ1, which codes for MPSLLLIEDDDAIRTALELSLTRQGHRVATAASGEDGLKLLREQRPDLIVLDVMLPGIDGFEVCRRIRRTDQLPIILLTARSDDIDVVVGLESGADDYVVKPVQGRVLDARIRAVLRRGERESSDSATFGNLVIDRSAMTVTKNGEDLQLTPTELRLLLELSRRPGQALSRQQLLRLVWEHDYLGDSRLVDACVQRLRAKVEDVPSSPTLIRTVRGVGYRLDSPQ